The DNA region GGTGGTCCCTGTCAATAAAATTATTGttgactaaaaaaaatatttgacaaaaaaaaaaaaatcatactgTATTACTTTAGTTTCAGCACTCTTTTCTTGCTAATAAGGGTATTAAGTAGAACTAAAGCAAATAACAAAGGGACGTACAAATTAACCTCCTTTGGGAATCCTCCAATGATTGAACTTTACCTCTTAAATTCCCTAGCAAGCAAAATAATCTTTTTCTTGACGTCATTTCAACTGCTGGCCCTGACATGGAATCTGATCTTAGTGTGTTAGCCAAGAGAACGTACTTAAATTCTCGTGCATAATACAAAGGGAATGCTACAATTAAAAGCGAAAATCAGTTTATTCCAACACACAGAAAAAAATGAGTCATCGAAGGGTTGATCCTCAAAGAAGTGTAGTAGCATTTTCATGGGAAGATTCACCTGGAGTGCCTAAATATTTCATGCAACAAAATTTCTCTTCGTCTAATTATCATTTCAACCGTCAAAAGATTCCGCCGCCACCGCCGTACACAGCCTTTCGGTCTCCAATAATTAGCAAAAGCTCTTCAATGAGGGGCAATGACCCTTTTATTGCAGCGTTAATTAAGTGCACCAAAAGTAGTAATTATGTTGGAAACAGCAAAATGCCTCCTATTGATTATGAGCAAAGAAAGAGTAGTGCATTATCAAAGGGATCAAAGAAGGGCAGCTCTTTGTGTATCTTTTCTTGCAAGCAGGCTTCAAGTGAAGTTAAAGTTGGTAACATAGTGAGCTTATCTAATCTTCCACCTCTCCCTAGACCTAGAGGGAGATCATACAAGGCTCTGACAAATGAAGACGAAGATTGATTTACTCAAAAGTATATCGTGTCGTAAGTTATGATGCATTTTACAATTGAAAGGTTCAGCTCGATCTATTAGTTTTCGTCCTAGGCAATACATATGCAACGTATACGTATGTTCCATAAACTGTGTTGTGATTCATTCAactgattaattttttttcctttatacaCGTAGTATATTTTCGATgttgtatatgtgcatatgtcggcggatatttctttcttttatgttacAGTATATACTTGGGCTACTTAATGGTGCATTATTTATCCTGCAATTGACTCGAAAATTTGTCTAATTTGCGGTGGAGGTGATTTGCCTCAGTCAACTAGTGGTGATCTTGATCAAGTTAATTAAAGATGGCTTGGAGTGAATCGGTATATAATTGAGCATTTCCGATGTATAAGAGTGCTTGGATCAAATTGACATTATAACTAATAGAGTGACCAGTTGATCCAAGCTCTTACAATTGAAACAAATTTTACGTTTAGAATCGTCTTCCTTTCACCTATGCTCCCCGAGTATTCACTTCAGCAAGAATCATATAAGGGTAATTAAGAACTGTTGTGTTTTAGTTAAGTTGAATGGGAAATATTTGAAAAGTGCTTGAAAATTTGCAACTTTTGAGTTTCACCTTTTCACTAAACCACACCAATGGCTATATAAAGTACGGATATTCCGGATGAAAAATTTAGAttcttttatcttcttcttctgacGACTTCATAAAATTCTTGTGTGATTTTACAACCAGTGGTTCGTTGTCATCAAAGTTTGTAGTACCGCTCTATGGTGAGTAAATGATCACCCGGGAGGATATATTCGCGGTATCGGGTacattgaggggaataatttaaTTTGGGCTCGCTCACAAGTTcgattttcattttcaaaatttgtttcGTTTCTGTTTAAGTATAGATAAGTTActaacaatcttaaggaaattatattatttattttctgttCTCTTCTGAACATATGTTTGGTGGAAAGAAAACGAGAAAGAGAATTATCAACAGATGAtaggaaaaaatttgggggtgTTGGTCTGCTTCTAATCCGAAATTCAGTTGCAATCCGAAAAGTGATTTGCATTCCCAAAAGTCGTAACCGAAATTGTCTGTTCTCTTTGTGTACTCTTAATTACAAAGTTGTAAGTGAACTTTGTCTCATATCTTAAAATCTTCTTGATAACTTTTCTTTTGTCAAAGAAAATGGCATTGCATTTTTGGTTTAAACCCAATTCATGCCTGATATGATTCTGTTTGGACACGTGGCAAGGAATATCATGGTAGTCAATAGAACTTCTATTTAGAGACAAAAATTGTAGCGGCATAGATGCAATGCATGGTGAAAAAGCTGAAAGTCCAATATGATTTTCAAGTGTAATGATGATGTCTATGTTTAAAATAATGGATAATCCTTGGAACTAGGCACCGCTTcactttattattattcttatttactttctatGGGAAAGAGTTCCGTGAAGTGTTGCTTGCGGTGgcatatttaaataaatacgATGATATTGTTTATGGAAACATTTGCATCgtttgaattgagaatttggaaaagaatgTACTGTGTGTTTTCAGGCCTTCCGTATTCCGTTTGTGGGAGACTAAATTCTAGTGATTTCTACTTCCGTTTTGGAGATTAAAATCTTTGAATTTTCTATTCCATTATTGAGATTAAAGTCTTAATGATTTTCTATTCATTTTTTACTcggtttgaagatataaaactTCTGAGTAAATGTATTTGCTTGAAGATAAAAAATGTGTTAAATGGCTAAGGGAATAGAGAGATAAAAAGGTACAGAAGATAAAAAAAagtattcttttcaaaaataaaaagtactTCTTTGTGGTTTTTCATTGTTTGGAGATTAAAAAATGTGACGGTTTaaagaatattaaaaattattgtTCGTTGTTTATTCGGTTTGAAGAGATAAAAATTTCACTAGTTTATTAAATCTGACCGTTTTATATTcagtttgaagatataaaaaaaaacttcgCCGCTTACTAAATACGGTTAAAGAATTTACTTTATCGAATGATAAAGAGAGGAACCAGACTCTGTCTCTGCGCCGTTATCGTTGATCTGCCTGACCTTTCTGAAAGATTGTCGCTTGCTTAATGTTTTGCATTTGAAACTGATACCGGCACCAAAGAAAAAATGTTCCGTGGTCGAACAATTAATGCGGTACTGTTTGCTTCACTACTGCATTGGTTTGTGCGGCGAGCCGTAACATCGAATTTATTTCAAGAGTTGGATGAGGAACGTGATAAATCTGCCTTGAGCATATGAGGATATCCATGTTTCCTGGATTATTGGAAGATGGTGTCTTTTAGATTTAAAGGCCATATTAAAATGGTTTATGTGTGACAGTTGAGAAAGACAACGAAAACAAATGTACTGAACCGTTGTTTTCTCCAAGTTCTGGCATAATGTTTGCAATCATTTGTTGATGGCAAGTAATGATGGCAATCTCAATGTTTAAATTAGATTATTTTGTGCAACTGTAATGGACTTGCCAAGGTCGTCCATATTTTGGTAAGATGACTTTATTTGGATTTAACAATCATAACGGTTTGATCGGTTCTTTTTATGATGGCATTTGTGAGGCGTGAGGATGCAAAAGCCAGTAACTTGGCAAGCAATCTGCAAGGCTATTATTCAGAGGGATTGGAATGGCTCGATGGAACTAAAAATCGGgttctattttctttctctgttcgtttttttaaaaaaaaaattttctacCCTTTATACTGtatgaaattcaatttttataaatgTTAGGGTAGACGTTTATTATTTGATGATCtcaaaatatattctatttGCGTggcataaaaattaattaagtgatATACAATTTGGTAGCATGCATGAAATATGTGgatgatgatgttcaagttagtAAGTCATCAATTAGGCTTACATTAAtacttgaaaattatttttgagatCATGAAAATAATATGAATGTCATTTTTGGGTCTACTTAAGCTTAAGTTGAGGGGCATTTTATACTTATTTGATGTTTTCTAATGagaaaaataaagtataaatattttgTGCATTTGTTTGGCATTAATAGGATTTTGAGTTGCCAACAGATTTGGCACGTATGTGGAGGTCTTGTCTTCTCATTAAGAATCAATATTAGACTTAGTATCTAATTTAGTTAGGAAGAATAAGAGATATGAAATTTAATGACATTCTTGTATTATGCCAGACCCACAAAATCCTTAAGGGATTGTTGATATGGTGGTCGTTGAGATTAACTAGTATACCAAATTGATAATTGGTTATATATTTGTTCAGAAGAATTATGTTCTTTCATCAAAGTGTATCACTAGGAATGTCGTGACTTTCATAAAAAGACGTGTCTATTAAAATACGATTATTTATATTGACATGGATGTTGGTGAAAGGCTATCCGATGTTTATTGATTGATAATTATGATAATCAATTAATAATTGATAAGAATGAATGCCTTGTTAATAAGTTCTGGTTTACCTAGAACTTGTGGGGGAAATCTATCCTTATGACTACCAGAATACTCAATCGAGTGCCTATAGAAAAATACAATTTATTCCATATgaaaaatggaaaggaagaaagctCAACTTGAATTACttcaaagtgtgggggtgtttgGCTAAAGTGCAAGTTCCTAAACCTAATAGGGTAAAAATAGGACCGAAAACTGTTGGTTGTGTTTTCGTAGGATGTGCCACCAATAGTAAAGGATATTGGTTTCGGTTCACAAATCAGAAAAGTTTGATAGATTCAGAAAATGTTGACTTATTGACATTATTCTATTATGTCAACCCCACGATATATGTCCTTGGTGATATTGACATGGTATGCCCTTGGTGGTATTGATGTGGTAGTTAGTGAAATATTCGCATAACTCGTTCTGTCTTGGTAAGGACTAGTTGATCGAACTACTAATTTGATGAGGTTGATCATATGCCTTTCATTATAGGTCATGTTCATTAATTTCGTGAACGGATGTCACTTGAAAGGTTGTGACTTTTCATGATAAAATGTGTCTGTTGAAAGATAATTCTTTGAAAAGACAAGACGGTTCATTGAATGTATAAATTCGTTGGTTTATAAATCGAAGAACcaattgatgataatgataaaaatcGACAATAGCTTGGATTTTCACATTGGTGAATGCGCTAGTAGTTGGATATTTAAAGAAGTAGACTTACAAGAAGTGGAATGGttgagaaatatatatattcttaaaaGGTTGTGGACACAACTGATGTCAACCATCCACAAATATCATGATGTCACTTTAAGTGTAGTCAGTGGTCTACGATATATCCTATTTTATAAGTTTTGTTTTGCAGTATAATAAATATCCCAAAGTTATTGAGGGGTATAATGATGCAATTGAATCACCGGGTCAGGCAAAATAAAATCCACAAGTGGATATGGTGTTACCATTAGTGGAGGAGCAATGTCTTGGAAGTCTTCTAAACAAACTTGTATCGCCCGCTCCACAATGTAGTCTAAATTCATAGCTTTAGACATGATCGGTGAAGAAGCTGAATTGCTCCGAAATTTCTTGAAAGATTTTTCATTCTGGCCCAAACTGTTGGTACCAATATGCATACATTGCGATAGCCAAGCAGCAAAAGGAAGGGCGGGGAGCATTATGTATAAAGGGAAATCTCGTCACATATGACAGAGATACAATACCGTTCGAAATCTACTCTCTAGTGGAGTTATCACTATTGACTATGTAAAGTCTAGAGATAACGTCGCGGATCCGCTTACAAAAGACTTAACTAGAGAGGTAGTTGAAAGATCATCGAAGGGAATGGGTTTAAGGCTTAGGACAAGTCATCATGGCGGTAATATGGAGGAGctaggttcaaagagatcaaacaaagttatgaatgaCGGTTCGACATTGTCAAATAACTCAATCCATTCTCGTGATAATGACAATGTTCAAGATAAGGATACAACATTAAGGCTTTTTAACGAGTTAATAAAGCTTAAGTTgtttaatggtttctaagtttggcAGGTATGACCAAATAGTGTATCTACGTGATGAAACGTTTTAGgaatcacctatgtgagtgtgaaGTGTAAGCCGCTTCAAAGAGAATGATTAAAAAAGCCCATTCTCTATACACTCATTAAACCAGGCAGTGTTCATGGCTGAAACGAACACAACCGTGAGATCCATAGACGGTAAAGGGTTGATTGTGTGACATGTggttgtctaggtatacaccaaagctcgacggttcaaagatatcaaatctaccgattgaccgagtatatccgacatatgttcactacggaaagttcaaagggaaacctacttatccagatgcAATTAATCCTTGCTTGTAAATCACACACTAGTCCGTGCATTCCTTTTTCTTAtagccattccccattcatgtgggggattgttgggttTTAGTTAAGTTGAATGGGAAATATTTCTGAAAAGATGCAACTAAACTGAAAATTTGCAACTTTTGAGTTGCACCTTTTCACTAAACCGTCAATGGCTATATTTTCGATCCTTCATTTCCGGATGAAAAATTCTGAAttcttttatcttcttcttcttcttcttcttcttcttcttcttcttcttcttcttcttcttcttcttcttcttcttcttcttcttcttcttcttcttctgcacTTCATAAAATTCTTGTGTGATTTTACAACCTTCGAGTGGTTCGTTGTCATCAAAGTTTGTAGTACCGCTACTATGGTGAGTAAATCGTTCTATCCTGGAAGGATATATTCCACAGCCTCGGGTacattgaggggaataatttccttaaggacacactgtgCATTCAGTGGGCTCGATTTAATTCCTACACATACATCTTCGTTCTTCGATTTTCCGAAAAcgtttaagtatatttttcgAATACGTTACTAACAAGAACTTCTAGGTAAAATGAGTGCTTGTAACTCAATAAACTTAAATACAGTACATTGCAAAATTTAGAAATTGACGACTACTTGTCCATTCAGTAAATGATCACATGAGGAAAAGTAATTGCTGCTCCAAGAGCAAATAAGAAAGAATTTAAATGTTGAATCAAAATGGAGACTATTAAGTAAATGTTGAATCAAGATGGAGACTATTAAGTAAATGTTGAATCAAGATGGAGACTATTAAGTAAATTCACTGAATTACAACTGTGCTCGTTTTTGatactccatccgtcccaaaataagtataTCACCTAGCAAAAATCACGTTCATTAagaatcaataaatacaatgtgTAATCTACTAAACTATCCCTATATATTAGATGTCTTTTTTTAGAAATGAGCAATATTAAAGAGGATTACTTCTTGCTAAGGACATATAGTTTGAAATACTTGCCaattttttgtcttaaattcttAAGGTGATAATTAATTTGGGacaatttctttttctaaaGTGACACTAATTTTGGGATAGAAAGAGTAATTAGTAACGCTCCTCCTTTTTGCTCCGTTGGTAACTCGAATCCTCAACTTTGAGAGTTGGAGGCGGAAGATACTTACCATCTGAGCAATCCGTCAAAACTATTTGTTGCTCCAAATGGAGCTTTGAACCAAAATCATCCCTCTTGTTTCACCCCAACTTCCACTACATCCTTATAACATTTCACTTAATCCAAAACATCCTTTAAGTTTCCCAGAGTTGACCAAAAACATACCTCTGTTAACATTTCGATCCATATTTAACAGATTCTTCATTTGCACCGTAATTTGTTGCATTCTGCAGTTGTGTCTGCATTCTGTGCACATTTTTCAGTTTCTGCACCCATTTTTCAATTCCTGCACtatatttttcttgattctgCACTTAATGTTCAGTTTCTGCACacattttctcaatttttgcatgatatttttcttgattctgTACTTAAATTTCAGTTTCTGCACCATAATACTTGCATTCTCCACATATTTTTTTGCATTCTGCACACAACTTTTGAGTTTTGTAcacatttttcaatttttgcaTACTAAAATCTTCACTTTTTTAAAGTTTCTGCAGACCAAAATCTGCATATTTTTCAGTTTCTACACATGATTTTCTACTCAAATACTTAAAAAGGTATTGAATTCAATTctgcaaacaaaaaaaaaaaatgtaggaaaaagaaataacaagTTTTGATTGATTAGTAATAGAAAATTTGAAacagaaaaaggaaagagaagataatttgggggaaaaaaatatttttaattgatTTCGCAGAAAGAAATCGGAAAACACCAAAGACGATACAACATTCTTTCGTTAATAATGAAAAGCTCGCTGAAGTTGAAGGCTCTTCCttctggaaaaagaaaaaatcacgTGAGAATGAAGAATCTGTTAAATATGGATGGAAATGTCAATAGAGGGATGTTTTTGGTCAACTTTGGAAAACTTAAAGGATGTTTTGGACTACGTGAAATATTATAAGGATGTAGTGAAAGTTGGGATGAAACAAGAGGGATGATTTTGGTTAAAAGCTCCTCCAAATATATGGGTACCAAAAATttaaggcttaatgcatatgcaaccccttaaacttgtcatttttttccattttggcacctcaactaagtgttgttcctattgaaccacTGAACTTGGCCTCAAAATACAATCCAACTTACATCGTAATATATATGgtgagttttattttttttagccttGCGCGTGAATGTCAATCGCATCGTACAtgaaaaattcaaccaattaaaacGCCACActcattttaattatacacatcagatAGGAAAAGGTGTGTTACTGTGTTATACAAGTGAAGAAGCACCGCTTAAACCAATCAAATTACAAAACTGGAAAGTAAGAAATCAGAATtggaaactaaaactgaaaactgaaaaataagaagTCAAAAATATTAAGCAACACCAGATCCTATTATGTTATTCTAGAATCCCAAAAAAGCTTCAAAATCAATCTCAAAAGGTTGATCTTCAATTCCCGGTTGGCTGAATTGCTTGGTTCTTGAAAAAAGGTCATTAGAcacatattttaattatgtgtataattaaaatgcATAGAGGgttttaattggttgaatttttcaCGTAGGATGCGATTGACGTTCACGCGCAAGGCTAAAGAAAGTGAAACTCACCATATATGTTATGTAAGTTGGATCGTGTTTGATTGACACAAAAGGCCGGGAGAGTTGATTTAATAACACTTAACTGAGGTGTCAAAgtgaaaaaaaagggacaaatttaaggggctgcatatgcattaagccaaaatttaaagttgtCCATTGGTAGAGGGAACAAAAGAGGGACCAAAGTGGAATAAAATTTAAAGCAGAATATTTGCGAATCACCCGCCTGGTGCAATGTTCAATGAGAAAGCCTGTTGATTCCTCCTCTCTAAAACCCTAATCTTTTTTACTCATTGCTCTGCATAAGTCCAATGGCTGCTGCAATAGCCTCTCCGGCGGCTATTATTAACGGTCAAACTTACAAGTCTTCAGTATCAATCACCAGGGCCACGTGTCCATTTCAAGTGTCGTCTTCTATAAAGCTCTGCTCTTTTCTCGGCAATTCTCGTCAGACCACCAGTGTCAGTCTTTTTTCCCGATATACATGTTATTGATTCTTAAATACTTGATGTTTAATTATAGACTGTTTCGTCATCTTCTATTGCGTGTAAATTCAATTTTCAAGTGGAAATATTCATATTTCGAGGTTGAAACACTCTTATTATCGCCAGTAGATTGATCCTTTTGAGAAAGTATGTATGCATTTGTCTGCGATGTAGGCAAATAGCTCCAAGTCCAGGCTTTACATTTTGCTCTAGTTTACTGCTTTCTCTAATTATAACACATATcgctcccaaaaaaaaaaaataacacatatcGCTCGGATTTAGGATTTCCTTTTAAGGCTAATGTATAAGTCCGCCAAATGGTGATTGCTGACTAGACACCTAGAAGAGGTAAAGAACTCTTCTGGTTTGAAATATTCGACCTTCAGggattaattttccaaaacataacAGAATCATCCTCTTCTGGTTGTTAAAAGTACAGGGACTTGATATAACCTTCAAACATCGAGAATCATAGAACGATTGGGGATCATTCTTGCATAAAAATGTAATATGTCATAAGTTCAAGTTCATTAGTTCTTTTTCTCTTGTCCTTCTtctaatagcaaaaaaaaaaaaaaaaaaaaaccgtttTCTCCAGCCCAACTCAAATATCTTGTGTTAGTCCCGAAGAGAATAATCTTGAAATAAGAGAACTGGTAGGTGAAATGTTTAAGAAATTGGTTATCATCTTCAGAAACTATTTCCCTGATTTTAAGATTTCTAGTTCATGTGGTCAGTTATTTTGAGCTCATGTGACTATccttctttcatttcatttcatctcctCTGTTTAGATATTTTTTTCAGCTTCGAATTAACCTATGCTCTAGTTTTTACTTGGGCCTATTATACCAGTTTTGCTGaatttttttaccttttcttttggaagtATTGGGGATGTGTTTGGACCTGTCACTATTGTCAAAAGGATAAACAATGTTTTTCTAGTTgtcaaaaggaaaaacaaagttTTTTCATTCGTCAAAAATTGAGTCTGCTGCATGCCTTGGGCAAATACCTTCTTCAAAGTAGGTAATCATTCTTTTTTGATGATCACTTCGAAGTATCCTTTTCTCCCTGCAACTTGCTTTTCCCTTTACCAGTGTAATTGACATCTGCACCCTTTCATAAATCACCAGAGCACGATACATACATCCTTATGAGTCAAGATTATAAAGTTATTTGAAGTTGAGAAAGGATGGGAAAAGTAGCTATTGCTATTAACTTCTATCTCCTGCTGTATATCGGGAGAAAGCGAAGTTTGCATCTCAGGTTTAAAATGCTTACTCTGACTATTTTGATTGTCTAGAAGGCATCTACTTCTCTACGTTCTTAACTTTACAAGTGCTTAAACCCAAGATTATACGAAAGGCATGATTATTGCATCGGTGATGGCTATAAACTTTTGACATGTATGCCTATGTCGAATTCTTGCTCTCCGGAGATACTGTATTGTTTGGCAGACATTTGGTTTAGATGCTTGGTAACAAAGTTTGCGTTGTGTGGAAGTCCTAATTAATTTTACTACTGAGTCGCTATGAAGTTCATGAGGTGTGTGTTATCGTATTTGATAGAAAAAACAACTACTTCAAAGATAAGATTTGAATAACAAAATGAATTTGGATTCTTGAAAGTTCTGCAAGTTGCatagattaatatttttaattgcATGGTgttaatatttttatacattgagACGGATGGAGTTTGATAATTTGTAGGTAGATTTTGAAATTCATAATGTATGATCCTCGGTTCTATGTTTGTGTCCCACTTCCTTTTGTATTCTTTGGTTTAGGAGGAGCTGGTGGATCTAAAATGTGGTTCTGATTAAGCTTAGTTAGAGTTCTACCCACTAGGGCAGTTTGATCATCTAATGTACAATAATAAATGAGAAGCTGTATTAGCTTCCTGTTGGTTGCTGACAAACACCTCATTGTTAGGATTATAGAACCTTGGACGATATTCTGGGTTTTGCAAGGGAAATTTTAGGCTGCTGCctaaaccaaaagatttaagcTGACAGAAATGTATTGATCAAATTAACAAGGATAAAGTAAGAGGATAAGTGCTATAATTAGGTCTACAGCCCTTCCAATTGTAACCCATTTGGACATCTGAAATGTCCTCACACCCACTCTAAAGCAATCAAACATTTGCATTTACTACTgtcaattttttctttgataACCATGGTGTCCTGGCCAGCTTGTGTATACTGTATATTTTCTATTGTTACTGGGATCACATATTCTTAAatgtttttttagtttatttttaattCAGATGAGTTTACTCCTGTTGTTGCATTACATGAATAAGATACTTCAAAGCTTTTCAAATTGAATGTATAGGAAGTTTAAACATGCATAGTCATCTATAAGGAAACGTGACAAGATGCTTGAAGGATATTGAGATTTTCTCTCATGATTCGAGGCCCTAGCCTATTTTTTTACCTAAGGTGACAAATAAAGGCAAAACTGCAAATGTGAAATTTTGTTCATAAAAATGTTTTTTGCCGATGGGAATGGCATTTGATCTATGTTACACGATCCCCCATTTTAATGTTTGCCAGCATCACTTTTCCAGGACTAGAAAACAGGTTTAATTCCAGCATCAGTTGcacttaaaaagaaaagaggttTTCTGATCCCTTTTTGATATCAGGAAATGTTGACAAGCTTCAGTGCCCGAGGTTCTCAGTTTCTACCAAGGTTTCTGTGTCCTGTATCTTGTGAAGTTGAGGGAGATGCCAAGAAACAAAGGCTAGAATATGCCGTTAAATTGAAATCGGGTGAATCAACCAATAGGCATGTATTGGATATCCAAAATTCAGTCTCATGCGAATGGAAGAAGACGCTGAGAATGGAAAGAAATCCCAAGCGTCTCAACAATAGTGCATCACAGAGGAACAAAATCGAATATTACCAGGTCATCCAATATCCTTTGAAAACTGAGTCTACAATGGGGAATATATTACGTCACAATACTTTGGTTTTTGTTGTTCATAAAGACGCTGACAAGAAGAGCATAAGGGATGCTGTAAAGAAGCTGTTTAAGattgaaatgaagaaaataaatacatcaATCATGCCTGATGGGACAAAGAAAGCATATGTTGTGCTGACACCAAACCATAGTGCAATAGATGTGGCAAAAAGAATCAAA from Lycium ferocissimum isolate CSIRO_LF1 chromosome 2, AGI_CSIRO_Lferr_CH_V1, whole genome shotgun sequence includes:
- the LOC132046757 gene encoding large ribosomal subunit protein uL23-like, giving the protein MAAAIASPAAIINGQTYKSSVSITRATCPFQVSSSIKLCSFLGNSRQTTSEMLTSFSARGSQFLPRFLCPVSCEVEGDAKKQRLEYAVKLKSGESTNRHVLDIQNSVSCEWKKTLRMERNPKRLNNSASQRNKIEYYQVIQYPLKTESTMGNILRHNTLVFVVHKDADKKSIRDAVKKLFKIEMKKINTSIMPDGTKKAYVVLTPNHSAIDVAKRIKAI